In Lotus japonicus ecotype B-129 chromosome 5, LjGifu_v1.2, one genomic interval encodes:
- the LOC130718571 gene encoding pre-mRNA-splicing factor 38, with protein MANRTDPAAKSIRGTNPQNLVEKILRSKIYQHTYWKEQCFGLTAETLVDKAMELDHLGGTYGGNRKPTPFMCLVMKMLQIQPEKEIVIEFIKNEDYKYVRILGAFYLRLTGSDIDVYRYLEPLYNDYRKLRRKSPDGQFSLTHVDEVIDELLTKDYSCDIAMPRIKRRWTIEALGTLEPRRSALEEDFEEEEEKEDNDQPVDEVEDRAYEKDYYRGRSPARERDRDRRRDSHRHRDRDYDKDYDRDYDRGRGRDRDRDRDREKERDRDRDRDRDRYRLREEKDYGRDREGRERERRDRDRDRGRRRSRSRSRSRSRDRKEHDGGDYRKRHARSSVSPRRQGDEDGEPKKKKEKREKKEKKDDGTDHPDPEIAEANRLRASLGLKPLK; from the exons ATGGCGAATCGAACCGATCCAGCGGCGAAGAGCATAAGAGGAACAAACCCTCAAAACCTAGTCGAGAAGATTCTCCGTTCCAAGATCTACCAGCACACCTATTGGAAGGAACAATGCTTCGGCTTAACCGCCGAGACCTTGGTTGACAAGGCCATGGAGCTTGACCATCTCGGCGGCACCTACGGCGGCAACCGGAAACCCACTCCCTTCATGTGCCTCGTCATGAAGATGCTCCAGATTCAACCTGAGAAGGAAATCGTTATCGAGTTCATCAAAAACGAGGATTACAA gTATGTGAGGATTCTTGGTGCTTTTTATCTGCGTCTTACTGGTTCTGATATTGATGTGTACCGTTACCTGGAACCCTTGTATAATGATTATCGGAAACTGCGGCGAAAATCACCGGATGGAC AGTTTTCGTTGACGCACGTGGATGAGGTCATTGATGAGCTTCTCACGAAAGATTATTCGTGTGATATTGCTATGCCGCGTATCAAGAGAAG GTGGACTATTGAAGCTCTTGGTACTTTAGAACCTAGGAGAAGTGCACTTGAAGAAGATttcgaggaggaagaggagaaagAGGATAATGACCAGCCTGTTGATGAGGTTGAAGATAGGGCGTATGAGAAG GATTATTATCGTGGGCGAAGCCCTGCAAGGGAAAGAGATAGGGATAGAAGACGTGATAGTCATAGACACAG GGATCGTGACTATGACAAAGATTATGATAGAGATTATGACAGAGGACGTGGCCGAGATAGAGATAGAGACAGGGACAGGGAAAAGGAGAGGGACAGAGACAGGGACAGGGATAGAGACCGATATCGTCTGAGGGAAGAAAAAGATTATGGTCGTGATAGAGAGGGCAGGGAGCGGGAAAGGAGAGACAGGGATCGTGACCGTGGAAGGCGAAGGAGCCGCTCAAGGAGTCGAAGTAGGAGTAGGGATCGCAAGGAACATGATGGTGGAGACTACAGAAAGAGACATGCTCGAAGTAGTGTAAGCCCTAGAAGACAGGGAGACGAGGATGGAgagccaaagaagaagaaggagaagagagaaaagaaggaaaagaaggaTGATGGGACTGACCACCCAGATCCTGAGATTGCTGAAGCAAACAGGCTACGAGCATCCCTGGGTTTGAAACCACTGAAATGA
- the LOC130717117 gene encoding topless-related protein 3-like, with translation MTSLSRELVFLILQFLDEEKFKESVHKLEKESGFFFNMKYFEEKVQAGEWEEVEKYLTGFTKVDDNRYSMKIFFEIRKQKYLEALDRQDKAKAVEILVGDLKVFSTFNEELYKEITQLLTLTNFRENEQLSKYGDTKTARSIMLIELKKLIEANPLFRDKLVFPTLRSSRLRTLINQSLNWQHQLCKNPKPNPDIKTLFTDHTCAPPNGPLAPTPINLPIAALAKPAAYTSLGAHGPFPPVAATANANALAGWMANASASSSVQAAVATASTIPVPQNQVSILKRPKTPPATPGMVDYQNADHEQLMKRLRPNHSVEEMSYPVARQASWSLDDLPRTVTMTLHQGSSVTSMDFHPSHHTLLLVGSNNGEITLWELSLRERLVSKPFKLWDASASMLPFQAAAVKDAPISVSRVTWSPDGSFVGVAFTKHLIHLYAYTGSNDLAQRIEVDAHIGGVNDLAFAHPNKQLCIVTCGDDKLIKVWDTNGRRLFTFEGHEAPVYSICPHHKESIQFIFSTAVDGKIKAWLYDNMGSRVDYDAPGHWCTTMLYSADGSRLFSCGTSKDGESFLVEWNESEGAIKRTYNGFRKKSAGVVQFDTTQNRFLAAGEDGQVKFWDMDNINLLASTDADGGLQGLPRLRFNKEGNILAVTTMDNGFKILANATGLRSLRAIETPAFEALRTPIESAAVKVSASSVNVSPINCKVERSSPVRPSPILNGVDPVGRNVERPRTVEDVTDRTRQWQPTEILDTVQCRSVSLPDSMESFSKVIRLLYTNSGVGILALGSNGIQKLWKWARNEHNPTGKATASVVPQQWQPNSGLLMTNDISGVNLEEAVPCIALSKNDSYVMSACGGKVSLFNMMTFKVMTTFMQPPPASTFLAFHPQDNNIIAIGMEDSTIHIYNVRVDEVKSKLKGHQKRITGLAFSTNLNILVSSGADAQLCVWSIDTWEKRKSIPLQLPAGRSPVGDTRVQFHSDQLRLLVVHETQLAVYDALKMERIRQWVPQDALSAPISCAVYSCNSQLIYATFCDANVGVFDADTLRLRCRIAPSVCLSSAALSGNQAVYPFVVATHPLEPNQFAVGLTDGSVRVIEPTESEGKWGSSPPVDNGILNGRTASSSTTSNHTADQAQR, from the exons ATGACTTCTTTGAGCAGGGAATTGGTGTTTCTCATACTCCAGTTTCTGGATGAGGAGAAGTTCAAAGAGTCTGTTCACAA ACTTGAGAAAGAATCAGGGTTCTTTTTCAATATGAAGTACTTTGAGGAAAAGGTGCAGGCTGGCGAATGGGAAGAAGTTGAGAAGTACTTAACAGGGTTTACTAAAGTTGACGATAATAGATACTCAATGAAAATATTCTTTGAAATCAGAAAGCAGAAGTATCTGGAAGCACTTGATCG GCAAGACAAAGCAAAAGCTGTGGAGATATTAGTTGGTGATTTAAAAGTGTTCTCCACCTTCAATGAGGAACTATACAAAGAAATCACTCAGCTGTTAACACTTACTAATTTCAG AGAGAATGAGCAGCTGTCTAAATATGGTGATACCAAAACTGCTAGGAGCATTATGTTGATAGAACTAAAAAAGCTCATAGAGGCAAATCCTCTTTTCCGTGATAAGCTTGTCTTCCCTACCCTCAGGTCATCAAGACTGCGAACTTTAATCAATCAAAG TCTGAACTGGCAGCACCAGCTCTGTAAAAACCCGAAGCCAAATCCAGATATAAAGACTTTATTTACAGATCATACTTGTGCACCTCCTAATGGTCCTCTGGCACCAACCCCCATCAACCTTCCGATTGCTGCACTCGCAAAGCCTGCTGCTTATACTTCACTTGGAGCTCACGGT CCCTTCCCTCCTGTTGCTGCAACTGCTAATGCTAATGCTTTGGCTGGTTGGATGGCCAATGCCTCAGCTTCGTCATCTGTCCAAGCAGCTGTTGCCACAGCGTCAACTATTCCAGTGCCACAGAATCAAG TGTCTATCTTGAAACGTCCTAAAACACCTCCAGCAACTCCTGGGATGGTTGATTATCAGAATGCTGATCATGAACAGCTAATGAAAAGGCTTCGCCCTAATCATTCTGTAGAGGAg ATGTCATATCCTGTGGCTCGACAAGCCTCTTGGTCATTGGATGATCTGCCAAGAACGGTGACTATGACTTTGCATCAGGGGTCCTCTGTTACAAGCATGGATTTTCATCCTTCTCACCATACCTTACTTCTTG TTGGTTCTAATAATGGTGAGATTACCCTCTGGGAACTCAGTTTGCGAGAAAGGTTGGTCTCAAAGCCGTTCAAGTTATGGGATGCGTCAGCAAGCATGCTACCATTTCAG GCAGCTGCGGTCAAGGATGCACCTATTTCTGTCAGTCGTGTCACGTGGAGCCCTGATGGAAGTTTTGTAG GTGTTGCTTTTACTAAACATTTGATTCATTTATATGCCTACACTGGATCAAATGACCTAGCCCAGCGCATAGAG GTTGATGCCCATATTGGTGGTGTGAATGATTTGGCATTTGCTCATCCAAATAAACAGCTATGTATTGTGACTTGTGGGGACGATAAATTGATAAAG GTGTGGGATACAAATGGCCGAAGACTATTTACCTTTGAGGGGCATGAGGCGCCTGTATATTCTATTTGTCCTCATCACAAAGAGAGCATTCAG TTTATATTTTCAACTGCCgttgatggaaaaataaaggCTTGGTTGTATGATAACATGGGTTCTAGGGTTGACTATGATGCCCCTGGTCATTGGTGTACTACGATGCTTTACAGTGCTGATGGAAGTAG ATTGTTTTCTTGTGGGACAAGTAAAGATGGAGAGTCTTTTCTTGTTGAATGGAATGAAAGTGAAGGAGCCATTAAGAGAACATACAATGGATTCAGAAAGAAATCTGCCGGTGTTGTCCAGTTTGACACAACCCAAAATCGCTTCTTGGCTGCAGGCGAAGACGGCCAAGTGAAGTTTTGGGACATGGACAATATAAATCTTCTTGCAAGCACTGATGCAGATGGTGGATTACAG GGCCTTCCACGCTTGAGATTCAATAAGGAAGGAAATATTCTTGCTGTTACCACTATGGACAATGGATTCAAGATACTTGCTAATGCTACTGGTCTTAGATCCTTAAGAGCAATTGAAACTCCAGCATTTGAAGCATTGCGGACGCCCATTGAATCTGCTGCAGTCAAG GTATCTGCCTCTTCTGTTAATGTTAGTCCTATCAACTGCAAAGTGGAAAGAAGCTCTCCTGTCAGGCCTTCTCCAATTCTT AATGGAGTTGATCCCGTGGGTCGAAATGTAGAGAGACCAAGAACCGTGGAAGATGTAACAGATAGGACTAGACAATGGCAACCAACTGAAATTCTGGATACTGTCCAATGTCGGTCAGTTAGCTTGCCTGACAGCATGGAGTCTTTCAGCAAG GTCATCCGACTTTTATATACAAATTCTGGTGTTGGTATTTTGGCCCTTGGTTCAAATGGTATCCAGAAGCTTTGGAAATGGGCTCGCAATGAACACAATCCTACTGGGAAG GCTACCGCCAGTGTTGTTCCACAACAGTGGCAACCCAACAGTGGTCTTCTTATGACTAATGATATCTCAGGTGTAAACCTTGAAGAAGCGGTCCCTTGCATTGCACTCTCAAAAAATGACTCATATGTCATGTCTGCCTGTGGCGGAAAGGTTTCACTATTTAACATGATGACATTCAAG GTAATGACCACATTTATGCAACCACCTCCTGCATCTACCTTTCTAGCTTTCCATCCTCAGGATAACAACATTATTGCCATTGGGATGGAGGATTCAACCATTCACATCTATAATGTCAGAGTGGATGAG GTGAAATCAAAATTAAAGGGTCACCAGAAGCGAATAACTGGtttggccttctcaaccaatctTAACATCCTTGTCTCATCTGGTGCTGATGCTCAA CTTTGCGTGTGGAGCATTGATACATGGgagaaaagaaaatcaattcCATTACAACTACCTGCGGGAAGGTCACCTGTTGGTGATACACGGGTTCAGTTCCATTCGGATCAACTTCGCTTATTGGTGGTCCATGAGACTCAGTTGGCAGTATATGATGCCTTAAAGATGGAACGCATTCGGCAG TGGGTTCCCCAAGATGCTCTGTCTGCTCCCATATCATGTGCAGTTTATTCTTGCAACAGTCAGTTAATATATGCTACATTTTGCGATGCAAACGTTGGGGTTTTCGATGCTGATACCTTGAGACTAAGATGTCGAATTGCACCATCTGTATGCTTGTCATCTGCTGCTTTAAGCGG AAACCAGGCTGTGTATCCTTTTGTGGTTGCGACTCATCCACTAGAACCTAACCAGTTTGCTGTTGGGTTAACTGATGGGTCTGTCAGAGTGATAGAACCTACTGAATCAGAAGGTAAGTGGGGATCTTCTCCACCTGTGGACAATGGAATATTGAATGGTAGGACAGCTTCTTCATCTACAACAAGCAACCACACTGCCGATCAGGCCCAAAGATAA